AATAAGCATATTCCCCTGCCTCCCCCTGCCTCCCCCTGCCTCCCCCGCTCCAACGTCGTCACGGACTTTCAAGCATGCCATAATGCCGTCCAATCCAGGAATGTCAACATCATAACAAGCATAATGACGACAGCCAATCTCTTTTAGCCTGATGATAACTGGACCATTCGTAAGCAACACCTATCCTAAATCGTTGTATATATTCCCCTCCTCCTTGTTACCGTTCCACTTCAATATCTTACGACCTTACAAGCCATCATAATGAAGTTCTTCCAGCCCATTGCCGTCTTTCTGTCTCTCCTCACCTCTATTGCCCCGAGCAGGGTGATGGCGGCCGAAGAATCGGCAGCGAATCAACATCAGAAGGGCGAAACTGTGAAATACCAAGGATGTCAGTATTCCCTCACACATAGTTTTCACTGAGTGCCTAATTGACTATGTACAGTGAATCTCTATGTATCTAAGCCCGGAAGGTTTAACCTTGGCCATAAGAAGCCTGGAAAAAGAACTggtgttctttttcttacCGATGTCTATGGCATCCAGCTGAAGGAGAATAGAGAGTGAGGTTGCCCCCTGCATTTGACTTTTCTCTACTGATCTAAAACAGGCTGGTCGACAACTTCTCCAAAGAAGGCTTCGTCGTTGCTGCGCCAGATCTTTTTCAGGGTAACCCAGCAAGGGAAACTCCCGACTTCAACATCACCGAGTTCCTTGCCAAGCACCCCCCAAGTGTCACTGACCCAATTGTTGCAAAAGCAATCAACTACCTACGCAATGAGCTCAAAGTGAACTCCATCGCTGCAACAGGCTATTGCTACGGTGGACGTTACGTCTTTCGCTCACTTGGTCAGAACGGCAAAGTTGATGTTGGCTTCACTGCTCATCCCAGTCTCTTAGCTactgaggagattgaggctgTCAGAAAGCCCGTGTCCATCGCTGGCGCTGGTCAGTTTCGCCAcgtaataataaaataaaatcAAAAGCTAATATGGATCTAGCCGAGGATCAAATTTTCCCCCAGCCCAGGCAAGCAGAGACTGAAGCTATCCTCACCAAGATAGGCAAGCCTTTCACCTCGGTTCTGTACAGTGGTACTACTCATGGTTTTGCTGTTCGTGCAAATGCATCGAACCCGCAGCAAGTCTTTGCTAAAGACGAAGCGTTCTATCAAGCTGTTCGTTTCTTTAATGCATGGGACTAGTTCACAGTCTACAAGTTGCAGATCATGACCTCTTCCAATCATCAGCAGAGGCATTTCCactttccttctcttgcaCGGAGTCCTGGCACATGACAAGGACTATGCATCATATAGTTACCTAATAACGATCTCCATATTTTCCAAAGCCACAGCCAATTCCGTTTGAATCTAGATTGGTCTGAGACAAACTAGCTCTCTATATACACCGTGATCCATATTCGTGAAGATGATCAAAATCACCAAAACATCTCATGACGTCCATGATGCCAGCAACAATGACGAAAACATGAAGCATCTGGTGACTCTGTCCCACGATATCGAGTGTCACTGGAAAGAATCTCTCAGGCACCTGTTGCAAAGGAAAATATTAGTAATCGACGAGGCTCAGGCGAATAAATAGGATGTCAGTTGCTGTCCGTAATCCAGACTCAACTTACTCTATGAGCGTAGGCAACGACGCCAATACCTTTAAACAAAGCCACATATAGTACCAAATCAATGCCATTCTATACTTTTGGACATCCTAGCTTTACTTCATCACAGTATGGATAATAGGTGCAAAGCCGCTAGTTCCTCAAACGCAGAATAGAGGGCTCCACGAACAGCCTTCGCTTTGGCAGTTCGGAATCTCGGTGCATTGTGAATAGTGCACACAGTCCAGCGAGAATTGACACTAAGCCCCAGTAGATATTACGCAGTAAGTGATCGCAAACGAAACCATAGTATAAAAGGGGAATCATGGCGCTATATATGAGGATAAAAATACCGATATAGTCGAGCTAACCGCTGAGATGATGAGCGTGAGAAGAATGGTTTGAGACTGCGTGATAGATTTATGATTGTCAGGCTCAGATTAGTTCAAAGTGACTGAGAGGTAGGGGTTTACGTTGCgaataagaagaagcataTGGTTACCCCAGTGAAGTATATCGTGCATACTGCGATGTTTTCGCGAGTAGCAACCTTGTATCGTGGAGGAATCTTAGTGTTAAAGACGTAAACAGGAATAACCAGAAACAAATCATAACCTAGGATATGGGACCAGACACTGACTTGACACGTGAGTGTGAGGAGACATGCTTCTGGGAAGGATTTACCTGTTTCATTGTGTATAGCACATATGCTTTGGACACTTCTCTTGATGGAATTGGGAGGGGCTCTGTAGCCTGTCTGAATAGACTCATTTTCACTTTTAGATGAAACAATCAGCTGGATGAGTGCTATGTGTACAGAACACTCACTGCAGCCACTCCCGTCAGTTGTCACGATCTCTGTGTCAGCAATGTTTAAGTAGTGATACTGATGAGGGCGAGATGCATACGTATGTCTGCTATGCGCAACCCTGTATCAACCCATTTCCCCCAACGGTAGCAACATCGTCCTGCATGTGAGAAGCTTCCTCTACCGCACCAGTAGGTGGTTGAATTGGAGATACGAGTCCTCCAAGACAAACCCCCGGAACATCCCCCGAGGCGTCACAAATGGACAGAGTTGCACAGCCTCTATGTTTGTGCGGGTGGCTTTGTCAttgacgttgatgaaggctTGGATTTTTTTCCAAATTCCCACGCAGAGGCTAACATGCTCACCATCTgcagttcttcttctggcttAATGTGGTCATCTCCCCGACGTGGATCCGAGCGACATCAAAGACAATCCACAACAGACAGTCTGGCCAAAGCTATCGTTTTACTCCAGGCAATATGGTTTCTGATACAGATCATCGCCCGAATTGCACAGAAACTACCATTTTCGCTCCTCGAAGTCAACACCATTGGTCATGTTCTCTCGTCATTTATTTTCTCTGGTGGCGGAAGCACCGGCGATAATCGTAAACTCCGACAAAACATGAACTGAACTTACATATGTCAGGCTGAGGCTTAAAAGACGGAAGATGCCGACCAAAGAGTTCGGGATAAGACGAACCAAGTCTGGCTAGTGATGAAACCCTGTTGTGTACACCGCTTACGCATATTTGGTCTCGTAGTTAGTGGCTAATATTCTGACAGAACTAGTTCTGAAAAGGAATATGCTCGGGCTTGCCGGACTTGTTACGATTATCCAATTGGCTTCCGAACCCTGTGGCGAACAATTTAGTTTGTTATTTGAGTTATAATCAAGGCCACGATAATGCATTATCAGAATAAGGATTTGTCACTGTGTGAGACTCACTTCTGATTGGCAGAAACTTTAATTTACTTGCTGTCGTGTGTGAACAGACTTCGCAGGCTGGCTCAGCCGTTATGTGTACTAACGAACAAATATgaaataaggatataaagcAGCCTTGAGCTGCTGCAATCCAGTCTGGTTGATCTGTCATTAACTCAAACCccttcctctttcttcaacaccCATATTCCTACCACAATGTCCGAGCATCCAACGGCAATCCCCAAAGGGTCTTGGGTTCTTGTGACAGCCGCCAATGGTCACACTGGGAGTCACATTGTCTtcgagttgttgaagagagacTTCAAGGTCCGCGGCACTGTTCGAGACTTAAAATCAAGCCAGTGGCTACTAGAGGATGACTTTGTTTCCAAGTACGCCGAACGCGGCCATATCGAGCTTGTAGTTGCCGATACGACCAAACCCCATGACTTCGACAGAAGCCGTTCAGGGTGTCGCAGCTCTCATCAANNNNNNNNNNNNNNNNNNNNNNNNNNNNNNNNNNNNNNNNNNNNNNNNNNNNNNNNNNNNNNNNNNNNNNNNNNNNNNNNNNNNNNNNNNNNNNNNNNNNTGCAGTCATTGGAGGACTTGGTTCCTAAACCCCAAGTTGCTATTCCAGCCACTATAGAATCAGCTTTGTCTGTTTgtcgagcagcagcaaaggAGCCATCCGTGAAGCGTTTTGTCTTCACTTCTTCCTTTTGGGCTGCTGCCTTTCCAGTTCCCGGTGTCGGTGACACCATCACAAACCTTGACACTTGGAACGATGCTGCGGTTCAAGCTGCTTGGGCCCCTCCTCCATATGAATCGGATCGAATTATGCCGGTGTATTTTGCAGCTAAGGTTGAGGCAGAAAAAGCTGTCTGGAAGTTTGTCAAAAATGAGAAGCTCCCCTGGGTAGTCAACTCGGTCAGCCCTTGTGTTATCCTGGGAGACCTCCGAGATGATAAACATCTACGGTCTGTGCCTCCCCAGCTAATTGAACAGCTGTATTTGGGGAATCTTGAAAAGCTGCAAACCCCTGCTAGTAAGTAATATCTCCGTAACTAATACTTGTGACTAATTATGAGAAGTGTATTACAGCCACGTCACCGATGTTGCGATTATCCATGTCGCCGCTGCAATCGACCCCGAAGTACATGGTCGACGCATCCAAGTTCTCGCAGCATCATTTACATGGAATGACTGTCTTGATATCCTACGAAGCGCTTACCCAAATCGCAACTTCGTTGATAACTTTATTTCTGGTGACCCGAAGTTGATATACAACATTGAGAACGATATTGCTCTTGATCTCCTGCAGAAATGGGCCGGGCGTGGTTGGATCAGTTTGGAGGCGAGTGTTACAGAAGTGGTGGATTACTTGATCAATACGAAGAGGCTGGGTGATGAGTAGGCAGGCTTCATCGCAGATACTCATAGATAGTTATCATTGCTTATCTGTgagcttattaatattagcctAATAGGGATATACTATCAGCTGATGATTGGCTTTGGTCCCCGCTGAGTCAGATTCATGTTTAAGAAACGAAGACTAGTCTGACATTCCCTTCTTTTATCTTTGTCATCCTCGTACTTTGGTTTATCAACAATGGAGAATCCTACTACGGAGACCGAAAGGCGATCAGTTGTCCGTAGACAGGTGACGCTAGTTAAAAGAAGAGGCCGCGGCAGATTACCGAAAAGCCAACCAATCACCGAACAACCAAAATTCCAACCCGGAACACTACAATTCATCAACTCTGCTCATCCAGACGAGATCACCAATGCAAATAGTATCAGATTGATAAGATCTCACGCTGCAAAGCTTTCTCGTGCTCTCCAGAAGAAAAAACAGCAAGATGAAGCTCCTCTCGAGGGAGACAAGCCTGAAAATGCTCAAGCTAAGACAGAGTTGAGATCTGTGGTTCACCCAGCAAGCAATAAGCAATACCGAAAGATCATACCTAAAACAAAAGTACATGAACAGACTGGAAATCACCCACCAAGTCCGATACAGTTGATCGGCGGTGCTCGCAGTGCCGCATACACAGGATTTGCAAGACCACTTTCAGATGATGAGCACTATCTTTTTGACTTCTGTACGTCATCCTCCTTTCAACAAACTGAATCAACTAACATGTTGTATCACAGATCTAAATTATGTTATTTCTTACGGATATACTGCATGCTATGCCCAAGACGACGAGCAAAACTTTATTCACTTGATGAGACATATTTGGGTACCAAATGCAATGTCCAAAGTCAGCCTGATGAACGCTGTCTTTCACGTGGCGTGCCGGAACTATGTCACCGTCACAAATAACAGCCTATCCAGCAAGTTTGGGGTAAAAAAACTTCAATATCGACTAATGTGCATCCAAATGGCTAAAGACGCCATCGAGTCGGAGACTGTCGCTACTGACACAACTATCGCATTGTCTATGCTTATGGCCTCTGAAGCAGTGAGCATCCCTTTCTACTTTTCGTTTTTACTTTTTATCTTTGGAAAAAGACTAACTTGATCATCGCAGTTCCTTGAAGGAGATATGAATGCATACTGGAG
The window above is part of the Fusarium oxysporum f. sp. lycopersici 4287 chromosome 8, whole genome shotgun sequence genome. Proteins encoded here:
- a CDS encoding hypothetical protein (At least one base has a quality score < 10); this translates as MSEHPTAIPKGSWVLVTAANGHTGSHIVFELLKRDFKVRGTVRDLKSSQWLLEDDFVSKYAERGHIELVVADTTKPHDFDRSRSGCRSSHLQSLEDLVPKPQVAIPATIESALSVCRAAAKEPSVKRFVFTSSFWAAAFPVPGVGDTITNLDTWNDAAVQAAWAPPPYESDRIMPVYFAAKVEAEKAVWKFVKNEKLPWVVNSVSPCVILGDLRDDKHLRSVPPQLIEQLYLGNLEKLQTPAMYYSHVTDVAIIHVAAAIDPEVHGRRIQVLAASFTWNDCLDILRSAYPNRNFVDNFISGDPKLIYNIENDIALDLLQKWAGRGWISLEASVTEVVDYLINTKRLGDE